A window of Akkermansiaceae bacterium contains these coding sequences:
- a CDS encoding molybdenum cofactor biosynthesis protein MoaE — protein sequence MFKLTDKPIDPRALCDAVRDPSAGGFASFEGWVRNHHQGRDVTSLEYEAFPALAEKEGNRIVAEICKNHDVVAARCEHRTGHLEIGEIAICIAVSAAHRDAAFAACRAIIDSIKSTVPIWKKEHYTDGTSTWVKCHSCAEHGHST from the coding sequence ATGTTTAAATTAACTGATAAGCCGATTGATCCTCGTGCGCTTTGTGACGCGGTTCGCGACCCTTCTGCAGGAGGATTCGCCAGCTTCGAGGGCTGGGTGAGAAACCACCACCAGGGCCGCGACGTCACCTCGTTGGAATACGAAGCTTTTCCTGCGCTTGCGGAGAAAGAGGGCAATCGGATTGTGGCGGAAATCTGTAAAAACCATGACGTCGTCGCCGCCCGTTGCGAACACCGCACCGGCCACCTTGAGATCGGTGAGATTGCCATCTGCATCGCCGTCTCCGCCGCCCACCGCGACGCCGCCTTCGCCGCCTGCCGCGCCATCATCGACTCGATCAAATCCACCGTCCCCATCTGGAAAAAGGAACATTACACCGATGGCACCAGCACCTGGGTCAAGTGCCACTCATGCGCGGAGCACGGGCATTCAACGTAG
- a CDS encoding NTP transferase domain-containing protein, translated as MNHCINGLLLVGGKSTRMGSDKSELVLRDGMSQRDRGVKLLGSVCDRVFISMREDTGEGNTIVDAFGPIGPLGAIASAQQAYPDATWLVLACDLPLLEEKHLKTLADGRDTSLQATYFTSATDGFPEPLCAIWEPSSAAIVRTAVDDGKRCPRSVLKNLNGNALPSPGFWTLANTNTEADLLEVRARINQATTVKTITVTYFAQLRELTGTTSETLETDSETPAGLFEEIRAKHSIPLKRKGMMVAVNGDFADWTHPLTNGEEIVFIPPVAGG; from the coding sequence ATGAATCATTGTATAAACGGTCTGCTGCTGGTCGGTGGAAAATCCACCCGCATGGGATCGGATAAATCCGAACTCGTGCTGCGTGACGGCATGAGTCAACGTGACCGGGGAGTGAAATTGTTAGGTTCGGTCTGTGACCGCGTCTTCATCTCCATGCGCGAGGACACGGGGGAGGGAAACACCATCGTCGATGCCTTCGGGCCCATTGGCCCACTCGGTGCCATTGCCTCCGCCCAACAAGCCTACCCGGACGCCACCTGGCTGGTGCTGGCTTGCGATTTACCTCTGTTAGAAGAAAAACATCTCAAGACGCTGGCTGATGGCCGGGATACCTCTTTGCAAGCCACCTACTTCACCAGCGCCACCGATGGTTTCCCCGAACCACTCTGTGCCATCTGGGAGCCTTCGTCAGCTGCCATCGTCCGAACAGCAGTCGACGATGGAAAACGCTGCCCGCGCTCGGTTCTCAAAAATCTCAACGGTAACGCCCTGCCGTCACCTGGTTTCTGGACGCTTGCCAATACCAATACCGAAGCGGATTTACTCGAGGTCCGCGCCCGGATCAACCAAGCCACCACTGTGAAAACCATCACCGTCACCTACTTCGCCCAGCTCCGCGAGCTTACCGGAACCACCAGCGAAACGCTCGAAACCGACTCCGAAACCCCCGCCGGACTCTTCGAGGAAATCCGCGCCAAACACAGTATCCCGCTCAAACGCAAAGGCATGATGGTTGCTGTGAATGGTGATTTCGCCGACTGGACCCACCCCCTAACCAACGGCGAGGAAATCGTCTTCATCCCCCCCGTCGCAGGCGGCTGA
- the moaC gene encoding cyclic pyranopterin monophosphate synthase MoaC — protein sequence MNKLTHIDQNNQPGMVDVSAKDTTRRTATAQSIIDVGTEVMAHIQDGDIKSKKGPVFHTAIIAGTMACKKTSDLIPFCHPLPLDSAKFTIEPTSDTEITITCTCVTTGKTGIEMEALAGASGAALTIYDMCKAVNKAMVIRETRLLTKTGGKSGDFRNT from the coding sequence ATGAACAAACTCACTCACATCGATCAAAACAACCAACCTGGTATGGTTGACGTATCCGCGAAAGATACGACCCGCCGCACCGCTACCGCGCAAAGCATCATCGATGTCGGTACCGAGGTGATGGCTCATATTCAGGACGGTGATATCAAAAGCAAAAAAGGGCCCGTTTTCCACACTGCCATCATTGCGGGCACCATGGCGTGTAAAAAAACATCCGACCTCATTCCCTTCTGCCACCCCCTGCCGTTAGACAGTGCCAAGTTCACCATCGAGCCGACCTCCGACACCGAGATCACCATCACCTGCACCTGTGTCACCACGGGGAAAACGGGCATCGAAATGGAGGCCCTCGCCGGAGCGTCTGGGGCCGCACTCACCATCTACGACATGTGTAAGGCCGTGAACAAAGCCATGGTCATCCGCGAGACAAGGCTGCTGACTAAAACAGGCGGGAAGAGCGGGGACTTTCGGAATACATAA
- a CDS encoding molybdopterin molybdotransferase MoeA translates to MPALITVDEADAIIRSHLCKAAIESVPLAQAQGRYLRQEIVADRPLPPFDRVMMDGIAIDFASYQAGNRSFPIAATQAAGAAAIGLADPRTCIEVMTGCVLPNGCDCVIPVEDIELSEGKSRISADARPAPGQHIHKEGSDTGRGQVLLGSGQLLNANELTIAASVGATTLQVSSLPRILVITTGDEVVAPGDSPLPHQIRRSHATALHAAITAKKLGTVEDTHVADDPEELHAAIADALQSHYDIILLTGGVSRGKYDYVAPVLHQLLGEPHFHGIAQRPGKPMAFWTFTPGHDSPDGADDGAAPGGKVCKRAIFALPGNPVSVMACTARYLLPALTGMISGNRPSPQTLPATGSFNCPPHFTGLTACRVADGRIQLLPPSNSGNFLSLAGTDGIAEIPGTLARKELLNEAARFYPWV, encoded by the coding sequence ATGCCAGCACTCATCACCGTAGACGAGGCGGATGCCATCATCCGCAGCCACCTTTGTAAAGCTGCCATCGAGTCGGTGCCGCTCGCGCAGGCCCAGGGTCGGTATCTACGTCAGGAAATCGTCGCCGACCGACCGCTGCCACCGTTTGACCGTGTCATGATGGATGGTATCGCGATCGATTTTGCATCCTATCAGGCAGGAAACAGAAGCTTTCCCATCGCAGCCACCCAGGCAGCCGGGGCAGCGGCAATCGGTCTGGCTGATCCCAGGACCTGCATCGAAGTCATGACGGGCTGTGTTTTACCCAATGGCTGTGATTGCGTCATCCCCGTGGAGGACATCGAACTCTCCGAGGGTAAATCCCGGATCTCCGCTGACGCACGCCCTGCCCCGGGCCAGCACATCCACAAGGAGGGAAGTGATACCGGAAGGGGGCAGGTATTGCTGGGCAGCGGCCAACTCCTCAACGCCAACGAGCTGACGATTGCCGCCTCAGTTGGTGCCACCACCCTGCAAGTTTCCAGCTTACCACGCATCCTTGTCATCACCACCGGCGATGAGGTTGTTGCTCCCGGGGACAGCCCCCTGCCCCACCAGATCAGACGCAGCCATGCCACTGCCCTGCATGCCGCCATCACCGCGAAGAAACTCGGCACCGTGGAGGATACTCACGTTGCCGATGACCCAGAGGAATTGCATGCAGCCATTGCCGACGCCCTGCAAAGCCATTACGACATCATTCTGCTGACCGGTGGTGTTTCGAGGGGGAAATACGATTACGTGGCCCCGGTTCTCCATCAACTCCTCGGGGAGCCACACTTCCATGGTATCGCCCAGCGTCCGGGGAAACCGATGGCATTCTGGACATTCACCCCCGGTCACGACAGCCCCGATGGAGCGGACGACGGTGCCGCCCCAGGCGGGAAGGTGTGCAAGCGGGCAATATTCGCCCTGCCTGGCAATCCTGTTTCCGTGATGGCATGCACAGCGCGTTACCTGCTGCCGGCACTCACCGGGATGATCAGCGGCAATCGGCCTAGTCCGCAAACACTGCCCGCAACCGGCAGCTTCAACTGCCCGCCACACTTCACTGGCCTGACAGCTTGCCGTGTCGCCGATGGTCGCATCCAACTTCTCCCACCCTCTAACTCAGGAAATTTCCTAAGCCTTGCAGGGACTGACGGCATCGCTGAAATCCCCGGCACATTGGCAAGAAAAGAACTTCTCAACGAAGCCGCCCGGTTCTACCCTTGGGTTTAA